In a single window of the Terrirubrum flagellatum genome:
- a CDS encoding tetratricopeptide repeat protein, with translation MIPNLLQRAVEAHRQNRLAEAETLYRDVLARDERQFDALNLLGTALFQQGRSMDAIPLLERALKERPGHAVVLLRLGAAQRALGDEKAAEKSYRQAIRAQGNLFEAHYNLGNLLDERGRREEAAACYRNALKIEPNNPYALINLGNLLHDADRLEEAHAMLARAVAADPRSIPARASLISAAQKMSLWTGWREHVAVLKALAAQQDFDAHPFQTLSIIDDPELQLRSARAASRKFPPAVASPSPPVGSKIRVAYVSADFHAHATAFLMAELFELHDRARFETIAISTGADDGSDMRKRLVAAFDHFIDARGMSDAAIAQRMRDMGVHIAVDLKGHTQHGRLGVFAHRPAPVQVAYLGFPCTSGADFIDYLIADETIIPPEEEKFYSEKIVRLPGCYQANDRKRAIADETPARAECGLPERGFVFCSFNHNYKLTPPMFEVWMRILQAVPGSVLWLYAGDNRCKDNLRREAEARGVDSVRLAFAGRLPLDQHLARHRLADLFLDGVPCNAHTTASDALWAGLPVLTVPGRSFTARVCASLVAAVGLPELIAPDLAAYERTAIALARDAGALAALRARLAAARDQAPLFDPDRLRRSLEAAYGEMIARWRAGLAPAAINPGPAR, from the coding sequence CGTTCGATGGACGCCATTCCGCTGCTTGAGCGGGCGCTGAAGGAGCGGCCGGGCCACGCGGTCGTTCTGCTCAGGCTTGGCGCGGCGCAGCGCGCGCTCGGCGACGAGAAGGCGGCGGAGAAATCCTATCGGCAGGCGATCCGCGCCCAGGGAAATCTGTTCGAGGCGCATTACAACCTCGGCAATTTGCTCGACGAGCGGGGCCGTCGCGAGGAGGCGGCCGCCTGCTATCGCAATGCGCTGAAGATCGAGCCGAACAATCCCTATGCGCTGATCAATCTCGGCAATCTCCTGCATGATGCGGATCGCCTCGAAGAAGCTCACGCGATGCTCGCGCGCGCGGTCGCGGCTGATCCCAGATCGATTCCGGCGCGCGCTTCGCTGATTTCGGCGGCGCAGAAAATGAGTCTGTGGACGGGCTGGCGCGAGCATGTCGCGGTGTTGAAAGCCCTTGCGGCGCAGCAGGATTTCGACGCCCATCCATTCCAGACCCTGTCCATCATCGATGATCCCGAGCTACAGTTGCGCTCGGCGCGCGCGGCTTCGCGCAAATTTCCGCCGGCCGTCGCGTCGCCGTCGCCGCCTGTCGGGAGCAAGATTCGCGTCGCTTACGTCTCGGCGGATTTCCATGCGCACGCGACGGCGTTTCTGATGGCGGAGCTGTTCGAGCTGCATGATCGCGCGCGGTTCGAGACGATCGCGATCTCGACAGGAGCAGATGATGGCAGCGACATGCGCAAGCGACTCGTCGCGGCGTTCGATCATTTCATCGATGCGCGCGGAATGAGCGACGCGGCGATCGCGCAGCGCATGCGCGACATGGGCGTCCATATCGCGGTCGATCTCAAGGGCCATACGCAACACGGCCGGCTTGGCGTGTTCGCGCATCGCCCTGCGCCTGTGCAAGTCGCCTATCTCGGTTTTCCCTGCACATCAGGCGCGGATTTTATCGATTATCTCATCGCCGACGAGACCATCATCCCGCCGGAAGAGGAAAAATTCTACAGCGAAAAAATCGTGCGGCTGCCCGGTTGCTATCAGGCCAATGATCGCAAGCGCGCGATTGCGGACGAGACGCCGGCCCGCGCCGAATGCGGCCTGCCCGAACGGGGTTTCGTGTTCTGCTCGTTCAACCATAATTACAAACTGACGCCGCCGATGTTCGAGGTCTGGATGCGAATCCTTCAGGCGGTCCCGGGTTCGGTTCTCTGGCTCTATGCCGGCGATAACAGGTGCAAGGACAATCTTCGGCGTGAAGCCGAGGCGAGGGGCGTCGATTCCGTCCGCCTTGCCTTCGCTGGCCGGCTGCCGCTCGACCAGCATCTGGCGCGTCATCGACTGGCGGATCTGTTTCTCGACGGCGTGCCCTGCAATGCGCACACGACGGCGAGCGACGCGCTCTGGGCCGGGCTGCCCGTGCTGACGGTTCCCGGCCGCAGCTTCACCGCCCGCGTCTGCGCCAGTCTTGTCGCCGCAGTCGGCTTGCCGGAATTAATCGCCCCCGATCTCGCCGCCTATGAACGGACGGCGATCGCGCTTGCGCGGGACGCCGGGGCTCTGGCGGCGTTGCGCGCAAGGCTCGCCGCTGCGCGCGATCAGGCGCCGTTGTTCGATCCGGACAGGCTGCGGCGATCGCTCGAGGCGGCCTATGGCGAAATGATCGCCCGTTGGCGCGCTGGTCTCGCTCCGGCGGCGATCAATCCGGGTCCTGCAAGGTAA
- a CDS encoding porin, protein MKLVKSLLLGSAAGIAAVASASAADLPSRKAAPAEYVKVCSAYGAGFFYIPGTDVCLKVGGFARYQMQYSQPFAAHASPFGTRAQGRLELDARNPTAYGTLRAFVRVDVAVRTGNERSGSAFRQGYAIDVVGNGNTTGGANYAAANDSGWAGRSQTQVILDKAFVQWGGFVAGRTTSLFDFNKSPEIIGTIPMSSLGTTNVLGYIATFGSGFYASVSAEDAIWRRQALSNAGVGVNGAVGGAGNDLAGGSAVSYYGGSRMPDIVAALGVEQSWGAAQVSAAVHQIPVVGIGGANVNSKYGWAVQGGVMINLPMLAPGDYLWVNAAYADGAMSYVHSNWFSATLNNQGLGNSFAYYGSDAYINPLTNGVAKSKTWGVVAALQHFWAPTLRSGFFGGYSQFNNPGNIADWNYWAAGANLMWSPVRALDIGIEGAYQRIEGKGSTALYVPGVVAQTGVTTNGQPSKQKDGAWTVRFRVQRTF, encoded by the coding sequence ATGAAGCTCGTGAAGAGCCTTCTCCTCGGATCGGCAGCTGGTATTGCTGCCGTTGCGAGCGCCTCGGCCGCCGATCTGCCTTCCCGCAAGGCGGCTCCGGCTGAGTACGTGAAGGTCTGCTCCGCGTATGGCGCAGGCTTTTTCTATATCCCGGGCACGGATGTCTGCTTGAAGGTCGGCGGCTTCGCCCGCTACCAGATGCAGTATTCGCAGCCCTTCGCGGCGCACGCCAGCCCGTTCGGCACGCGCGCTCAGGGCCGCCTCGAACTCGATGCGCGTAACCCGACTGCGTACGGCACGCTCCGCGCGTTCGTCCGCGTCGACGTTGCGGTCCGCACGGGCAACGAGCGTTCGGGCTCGGCGTTCCGTCAGGGCTACGCGATCGACGTCGTCGGTAACGGCAACACCACGGGCGGCGCCAACTACGCCGCGGCGAACGACTCCGGCTGGGCCGGCCGCTCGCAGACGCAGGTGATCCTCGACAAGGCGTTCGTGCAGTGGGGCGGTTTCGTCGCCGGTCGTACGACGTCGCTGTTTGACTTCAACAAGTCGCCTGAAATCATCGGCACGATCCCGATGTCCAGCTTGGGAACGACCAACGTTCTCGGCTACATCGCGACCTTTGGCTCGGGCTTCTATGCGAGCGTGTCGGCTGAAGACGCGATCTGGCGTCGTCAGGCCCTGTCGAACGCCGGCGTCGGCGTCAATGGCGCTGTCGGCGGCGCGGGCAACGATCTCGCTGGCGGTTCGGCTGTGTCGTACTATGGCGGCTCGCGCATGCCTGACATCGTCGCCGCTCTCGGCGTCGAGCAGAGCTGGGGCGCCGCGCAGGTGTCGGCCGCTGTTCACCAGATCCCGGTCGTCGGTATCGGTGGCGCGAACGTCAACTCCAAGTACGGCTGGGCTGTGCAGGGTGGCGTGATGATCAACCTGCCGATGCTCGCTCCGGGCGATTACCTCTGGGTGAACGCGGCTTACGCCGATGGCGCGATGTCCTATGTCCACTCGAACTGGTTCTCCGCGACCCTGAACAACCAGGGCCTCGGCAACTCGTTCGCGTACTATGGCTCTGACGCCTACATCAACCCGCTGACCAACGGTGTCGCCAAGTCGAAGACCTGGGGCGTCGTGGCTGCGCTGCAGCACTTCTGGGCTCCGACCCTGCGGTCGGGCTTCTTCGGCGGCTACTCGCAGTTCAACAATCCCGGCAACATCGCGGATTGGAACTACTGGGCTGCTGGCGCGAACCTGATGTGGTCGCCGGTTCGGGCGCTCGACATCGGCATCGAAGGCGCCTACCAGCGCATCGAAGGCAAGGGCTCGACGGCTCTGTACGTTCCGGGCGTTGTCGCCCAGACGGGCGTGACGACGAACGGCCAGCCTTCGAAGCAGAAGGACGGCGCCTGGACGGTTCGCTTCCGCGTGCAGCGCACCTTCTGA